A window of Haliscomenobacter hydrossis DSM 1100 contains these coding sequences:
- a CDS encoding sugar ABC transporter ATP-binding protein has protein sequence MLELKNISKAYPGVQALSQVSLHIQAGEIHAICGENGAGKSTLMNIIAGNIDPDDGELIWEGRPVRFNSFHAAAALGIAIVYQERSLVDELSVAENIYVQKPPLTNWGLIDFKQLRQQTLHLLQRLGLEDIAPQSLVNSLSPAQKQMVEIAKALAAQPKLLILDEPTSSIGEKESTALFKILQKLKETGTAIIYISHRMAEIFQIADRITVLKDGVGQGSFSAAVLNPEQLIQLMVGRALLASSFYTDAKNEPCLDVVQITGPGFQEISFDIKKGEIFALAGLIGAGRTELALALFGDAPIYAGKVLLNGHEVHFKHPADAIAQGIAYVPEERKSAGVFLERSIAENVQASLLSKSFWVDVSASVAATHFREKLNIKTPSLQQKAGLLSGGNQQKVVLAKWLATQPSLLIIDEPTHGIDVGAKAEIYQILKDLTRQGLSILLISSELPEVLLLADRIGVMRGGRLLQILDKNEASETLILSLAAGTHG, from the coding sequence ATGCTCGAGCTAAAAAACATTTCCAAGGCTTATCCCGGCGTTCAGGCGCTGAGCCAGGTGTCATTGCACATTCAGGCAGGGGAGATCCACGCCATTTGTGGCGAAAACGGCGCCGGGAAAAGCACCTTGATGAACATCATCGCGGGCAATATTGATCCTGATGATGGAGAACTAATCTGGGAAGGCCGCCCCGTCCGGTTCAATTCTTTTCATGCAGCAGCAGCTTTGGGCATTGCCATCGTATACCAAGAACGAAGTTTGGTGGATGAACTGAGTGTGGCGGAAAATATTTACGTGCAAAAACCACCGCTAACGAACTGGGGACTAATTGATTTTAAACAGCTGCGGCAACAAACGCTGCATTTGCTCCAGCGTTTGGGCCTCGAAGACATTGCCCCACAAAGCCTGGTCAATAGTCTTTCTCCTGCCCAAAAACAAATGGTCGAAATTGCCAAAGCCCTAGCCGCTCAGCCTAAATTGTTGATTTTGGACGAACCCACTTCTTCGATTGGAGAAAAAGAAAGCACGGCTTTGTTTAAGATCTTACAAAAATTGAAGGAAACAGGCACAGCCATCATCTATATCTCGCACCGCATGGCGGAAATTTTTCAAATCGCCGATCGCATTACCGTTTTGAAAGACGGGGTAGGGCAGGGGAGTTTTAGCGCCGCTGTGTTGAATCCTGAACAGCTCATTCAGTTGATGGTGGGTCGAGCCTTACTGGCATCAAGTTTTTATACGGATGCAAAAAATGAACCTTGTCTGGACGTAGTGCAAATCACTGGCCCTGGATTTCAGGAGATATCCTTTGACATTAAAAAGGGCGAAATTTTTGCGCTGGCCGGGTTGATTGGTGCTGGGCGAACGGAGTTAGCGCTGGCGCTGTTTGGTGATGCCCCCATTTACGCTGGAAAGGTGTTGCTCAATGGCCATGAAGTCCATTTCAAGCACCCCGCCGATGCCATCGCTCAAGGCATTGCCTATGTACCCGAAGAACGCAAATCCGCCGGGGTGTTTTTGGAACGCAGCATTGCCGAAAATGTACAAGCCTCGTTGTTGTCCAAATCTTTCTGGGTGGATGTCTCGGCGTCAGTGGCTGCCACTCATTTTCGGGAAAAATTGAACATCAAAACTCCTTCCCTCCAGCAAAAAGCTGGACTACTCAGTGGTGGAAATCAGCAAAAAGTTGTGCTGGCCAAATGGCTGGCTACCCAGCCCAGTTTGCTCATCATCGACGAACCAACTCACGGCATTGACGTGGGCGCTAAAGCCGAGATCTATCAAATCCTGAAAGACCTCACCCGGCAAGGATTGAGCATCTTGCTGATTTCGAGTGAACTGCCCGAAGTGCTGTTGCTTGCGGATCGCATTGGCGTGATGCGCGGGGGCCGATTGCTGCAAATTCTGGATAAAAACGAAGCCTCCGAAACCCTGATTTTGAGCCTGGCCGCAGGTACTCACGGCTAA
- a CDS encoding Gfo/Idh/MocA family protein, whose amino-acid sequence MKKLRFAVIGTGFWAKYQIPAWLEIDGVELVALYNRTLHKAEALAKQFKVPRVYGDIDALFAQEELDFIDIITDVDTHVYFTQKAAEKGVAVICQKPMAPTFNEAKAMLEFCESHHSPLFIHENFRWQVPIRELKQALDSGEIGTVFKARVSFCSAFPVFDNQPFLAGLEHFILTDIGSHVLDICRFLFGEAESLYALTKRVNPRIKGEDVANVLMEMENGVHCFVEMSYASILEKEAFPQTLILVEGTLGSAHLSNDFVLKITTKEGTFTEKIYPEMYPWLDPEYAVVHSSIVDCNEDILSGLQGGPCETTGADNLKTVALVWGAYESAKTGAVVRF is encoded by the coding sequence ATGAAAAAATTGCGATTTGCCGTGATTGGAACCGGATTCTGGGCCAAATATCAGATCCCCGCCTGGCTGGAAATCGATGGTGTTGAGCTGGTAGCCTTGTACAACCGTACGCTGCACAAAGCCGAAGCCTTGGCCAAGCAGTTTAAAGTGCCCAGGGTGTATGGCGACATTGATGCGTTATTTGCTCAGGAAGAACTTGATTTTATCGACATCATTACGGATGTGGATACGCACGTATATTTTACCCAAAAGGCCGCAGAAAAAGGCGTAGCCGTGATTTGCCAAAAACCAATGGCTCCTACTTTCAATGAGGCCAAGGCCATGCTTGAATTTTGCGAAAGCCACCATAGCCCCCTGTTTATCCACGAAAATTTTCGCTGGCAAGTACCCATTCGGGAGTTGAAGCAAGCGCTGGACAGTGGCGAAATTGGTACAGTGTTCAAGGCCAGGGTCTCTTTTTGTTCTGCTTTTCCGGTATTCGACAATCAACCTTTTTTGGCTGGACTGGAACATTTTATCCTGACCGATATCGGCTCGCATGTGCTGGATATTTGTCGTTTTCTTTTTGGCGAAGCCGAATCTTTATATGCTTTGACCAAACGGGTCAATCCCCGCATCAAAGGAGAAGACGTGGCCAATGTGCTGATGGAAATGGAGAATGGAGTGCATTGTTTTGTGGAAATGTCCTATGCTTCGATTTTGGAAAAAGAAGCCTTTCCACAAACCCTGATCTTGGTGGAAGGAACCCTGGGCTCTGCCCACCTCAGCAATGATTTTGTACTCAAAATCACCACCAAAGAAGGCACATTCACCGAAAAAATCTATCCAGAAATGTATCCCTGGCTGGATCCGGAATACGCCGTGGTACACTCCAGTATTGTCGATTGCAACGAGGACATCTTGAGTGGTTTGCAAGGTGGTCCTTGTGAAACAACTGGGGCAGACAACCTCAAGACGGTGGCTCTGGTTTGGGGGGCGTATGAGTCTGCAAAGACGGGGGCGGTGGTCAGGTTTTAG
- a CDS encoding glycoside hydrolase family 140 protein, protein MKVITYIIAMLLGMHTYAQGPLKVSPNQRYLVKADGTAFFWLGDTAWELFHRLNREQATQYLSNRAEKGFTVIQAVALAELDGLNTPNPYGDKPLLNNDPNTPNDAYFKHVDFIVDKASELGLFIGLLPTWGDKVFKDRWGVGPEIFNPENAKIYGQWIGARYKDRKNIVWILGGDRNPRNEQDIAVWRAMAAGITEGIGGANNGLMTFHPQPNDLQDAGSAKWFHNDAWLDFNMFQTGHCRENNVWDRIQVAYKKTPIKPVLDGETIYEDHPVCFNAKDLGTSSAYDVRKHAYLNVFAGACGHTYGCHDIWQMYDKTREPINGPHMTWQEAMDLPGASQMKFLRRLIESRPMLDRIPDQSLITNARAEHDRVQATRGKDYLMVYSSQGRPFTVNLAKISGKTLALTWYNPRNGEVKAGDKVPNVGSKTFTPPGNGYGQDWVLILDDSSKGYKAPQ, encoded by the coding sequence ATGAAAGTGATTACCTACATCATCGCAATGTTGCTGGGCATGCATACTTACGCCCAAGGCCCACTTAAAGTCAGCCCCAACCAGCGCTATCTCGTCAAAGCCGATGGGACGGCCTTCTTTTGGCTGGGTGATACCGCCTGGGAATTGTTTCATCGCCTGAACCGTGAACAAGCCACGCAATATCTGAGCAATCGGGCAGAAAAAGGCTTTACCGTTATCCAGGCAGTAGCACTTGCGGAATTGGATGGCCTCAATACGCCCAATCCTTACGGCGACAAACCCCTCCTGAACAACGACCCCAATACACCCAATGATGCCTATTTCAAACACGTCGATTTTATCGTGGACAAAGCCTCGGAATTGGGGCTGTTCATTGGACTTTTACCCACCTGGGGCGATAAAGTGTTCAAAGACCGCTGGGGCGTGGGGCCCGAAATATTTAATCCTGAAAATGCCAAAATCTACGGCCAGTGGATCGGTGCTCGGTACAAAGACCGCAAAAATATCGTCTGGATTCTCGGTGGCGACCGCAACCCGCGCAATGAACAAGACATCGCCGTATGGCGGGCGATGGCCGCTGGGATTACGGAAGGGATCGGCGGGGCCAACAATGGGTTGATGACTTTCCACCCCCAACCCAATGACTTGCAAGACGCGGGCTCGGCCAAGTGGTTTCACAACGATGCCTGGCTGGATTTCAACATGTTTCAGACGGGGCATTGCCGCGAAAACAATGTCTGGGATCGCATTCAAGTCGCCTACAAAAAAACACCGATCAAACCGGTTTTGGATGGCGAAACCATTTATGAAGACCACCCGGTGTGCTTCAATGCCAAAGACCTGGGTACTTCCAGCGCTTACGATGTGCGCAAACACGCTTACCTGAATGTATTTGCCGGGGCTTGTGGGCATACCTACGGCTGCCACGACATTTGGCAGATGTACGATAAAACCCGCGAACCGATTAATGGGCCCCATATGACCTGGCAAGAAGCCATGGATTTGCCAGGTGCAAGCCAAATGAAATTCCTTCGCCGTTTGATCGAATCGCGTCCCATGCTGGACCGCATTCCCGACCAGAGTTTAATTACCAATGCCCGTGCTGAGCACGATCGGGTACAGGCTACCCGGGGTAAGGATTACCTCATGGTGTATTCTTCTCAAGGGCGACCTTTTACCGTCAACTTGGCTAAAATCAGTGGAAAAACCCTGGCGCTTACCTGGTATAATCCGCGCAACGGCGAAGTGAAAGCAGGAGACAAGGTGCCCAATGTAGGCTCCAAAACCTTCACCCCTCCCGGCAATGGTTATGGCCAAGACTGGGTGTTGATCCTGGATGACAGCAGCAAAGGCTACAAAGCACCACAATAG
- a CDS encoding PIN domain-containing protein, translated as MSNKVFLDSSILIEYRKGSKTELLDCLLDDANYELFISQAVASEYLYHLLAILEGKSPLALKSSGVIGQTLNARKPDFFVEKISWLSDKPLLFSTSVELMAQYNLLPNDALILALCHLHEISLIASYDPDFLEPCKRLGITLLQNKSDFEAFIKQKT; from the coding sequence ATGAGCAATAAGGTTTTTTTAGATAGCTCCATTTTGATTGAGTATCGGAAGGGCTCAAAAACAGAATTGCTTGATTGTTTATTGGACGATGCTAACTATGAACTTTTTATTAGCCAAGCTGTAGCTAGTGAATATTTGTATCACTTATTAGCCATACTTGAAGGTAAATCTCCTTTGGCTTTGAAATCTTCTGGAGTAATTGGACAAACACTAAATGCAAGAAAGCCAGACTTTTTTGTTGAGAAAATCAGCTGGCTATCAGATAAGCCACTACTTTTTTCAACTTCGGTAGAACTAATGGCTCAATACAATCTTTTGCCTAACGATGCTTTGATTCTTGCTTTATGCCATTTGCATGAGATTTCGCTGATTGCCAGCTATGACCCTGACTTTTTAGAACCTTGTAAGCGTTTGGGCATTACGCTGCTTCAAAACAAAAGCGATTTTGAGGCATTTATCAAACAAAAAACATAA
- a CDS encoding phosphogluconate dehydrogenase C-terminal domain-containing protein — translation MTKIALIGAGGKMGCRLSDNFLKYAHYEVSYVEIASAGIERLDAKGIQTIAAETCVPHADVVILGVPDVSIGAISQQLIPMMKPGALVLTLDPAAPLDGKIAHREDLGYVIAHPCHPSIFNWEPTEAAFRDFYGGVSAKQSIVVALMAGSEAHYALGEKVSQDMYAPVDQTYRITLEQMAILEPAMVETLAQTCMEVVREGYDRIITLGVPEAAARDFVLGHLRIQIAVLFKEVNGTFSDAAYKISKRAKPILFRDNWQKIFEMDDIREQVRDITER, via the coding sequence ATGACCAAAATAGCCTTAATCGGAGCCGGTGGAAAAATGGGCTGCCGACTCAGCGACAACTTTCTCAAATACGCTCACTATGAGGTCAGCTACGTTGAGATAGCGTCAGCGGGGATAGAACGACTAGACGCCAAAGGCATCCAGACGATAGCAGCAGAAACATGCGTGCCCCACGCCGATGTTGTGATCCTTGGCGTACCGGATGTAAGCATCGGCGCCATCTCCCAACAATTGATTCCAATGATGAAGCCAGGTGCGCTCGTACTCACCCTTGATCCCGCCGCGCCACTGGATGGAAAAATCGCCCATCGCGAGGATTTGGGTTACGTCATCGCCCACCCATGCCATCCTTCCATCTTCAATTGGGAACCTACCGAGGCCGCTTTTCGCGATTTTTACGGCGGTGTTTCGGCCAAACAATCCATCGTAGTTGCACTCATGGCGGGCAGCGAAGCCCATTATGCCCTTGGGGAAAAAGTATCCCAGGATATGTACGCCCCGGTAGATCAAACCTACCGCATCACGCTGGAACAAATGGCCATCCTGGAACCGGCCATGGTGGAAACCCTGGCCCAAACCTGTATGGAAGTGGTCAGAGAAGGTTACGACCGCATCATCACGCTGGGTGTACCCGAAGCTGCGGCTCGCGATTTTGTGCTGGGACATTTGCGCATCCAGATCGCAGTATTGTTCAAAGAAGTCAACGGCACTTTTTCCGATGCAGCTTACAAGATCAGCAAACGCGCTAAGCCGATTCTTTTCCGCGACAACTGGCAAAAAATCTTTGAAATGGATGATATCCGCGAGCAGGTACGTGACATAACGGAGCGTTAA